A single region of the Salipaludibacillus sp. LMS25 genome encodes:
- a CDS encoding DUF4870 domain-containing protein, with amino-acid sequence MITQEEKTFAMLIYVLSFFSGLIGPLIIWLVHKNESEFIGAHGKAYFNFFISYAIYGFISFLLIFILIGLILIVIIGILTIIFTIIAAVKAYNGEHYDIPLTIKFL; translated from the coding sequence ATGATAACTCAAGAAGAAAAAACTTTTGCTATGCTCATTTATGTTTTAAGCTTTTTTTCGGGCCTTATTGGGCCATTAATCATTTGGCTAGTGCATAAAAATGAATCAGAATTTATTGGTGCTCACGGAAAGGCTTATTTCAATTTTTTCATTTCTTACGCTATTTACGGTTTTATAAGCTTTTTATTAATTTTTATTTTAATCGGCCTTATCCTAATTGTTATTATCGGCATACTGACGATTATCTTCACCATAATAGCAGCCGTAAAAGCGTACAATGGAGAACATTACGATATTCCATTGACTATTAAATTCTTATAA
- a CDS encoding DUF4870 domain-containing protein yields MTEKDERLFACLIYMFSFFGVLIGAFLVWFLKRRESEYVNNHGKNYFNFLITYSIYTLVTFILIGVNPPIFLILLLTLAALILFFHIRAAIHAFKGLDYQVPLSIHIFKTTTK; encoded by the coding sequence ATGACTGAAAAAGACGAACGACTCTTTGCTTGTTTAATTTATATGTTTAGTTTCTTCGGGGTACTCATCGGAGCATTTCTTGTATGGTTTTTAAAAAGACGTGAATCAGAATATGTAAACAATCATGGAAAAAACTATTTCAACTTTCTAATAACTTATTCAATTTACACGCTGGTCACCTTTATATTAATCGGGGTTAATCCCCCCATTTTCCTGATATTACTCCTCACCCTGGCTGCCTTGATACTCTTTTTCCATATTCGTGCTGCAATTCATGCGTTTAAAGGGCTAGATTATCAAGTTCCATTAAGCATTCATATTTTCAAAACAACTACGAAATAG